A stretch of the Musa acuminata AAA Group cultivar baxijiao chromosome BXJ2-7, Cavendish_Baxijiao_AAA, whole genome shotgun sequence genome encodes the following:
- the LOC103990542 gene encoding pyruvate dehydrogenase E1 component subunit alpha-1, mitochondrial: protein MCREKPFHLPFFAPSSQILRLPSSSMAAAARRLSAASLPLRHHHLLLRPFASSASGQPPIAVETSVPFTGHKIEPPSRLVDTTPSELLSFFRDMTLMRRMEIAADSLYKSKLIRGFCHLYDGQEAVAIGLEAAITKKDAIITAYRDHCIFLARGGSLVESYAELMGRRSGCSKGKGGSMHFYKKDSGFFGGHGIVGAQVPLGCGLAFAQKYTKEGTVSFALYGDGAANQGQLFEALNISALWDLPVILVCENNHYGMGTAEWRAAKSPAYYKRGDYVPGLKVDGMDVLAVKQACKFAKEYALQNGPIILEMDTYRYHGHSMSDPGSTYRTRDEITGVRQERDPIERIRKLILSNEVATASELKDIEKEVRKEVDDAIAQAKEIPMPDPSELFTNVYVKGFGAEVFGADRKEVKAVLP from the exons ATGTGCAGAGAAAAGCCTTTCCACCTTCCATTCTTTGCGCCTTCCTCGCAGATCCTCCGGCTTCCATCTTCCTCCAtggccgccgccgctcgccgcctctCTGCAGCATCTCTCCCCCTCCGCCACCATCACCTCCTCCTCCGGCCTTTCGCCTCATCCGCTAGCGGCCAGCCCCCGATCGCCGTCGAGACCAGCGTCCCCTTCACTGGGCACAAGATCGAGCCACCCTCGCGCCTCGTCGACACCACACCCTCCGAGCTCCTCTCCTTCTTCCGCGACATGACTTTGATGCGCCGCATGGAGATCGCCGCTGACTCTCTCTATAAGTCCAAGCTCATCCGCGGGTTCTGCCACCTCTACGACGGCCAGGAGGCCGTCGCCATCGGCCTCGAGGCGGCCATCACCAAAAAGGACGCCATCATCACCGCCTACCGCGACCACTGCATCTTCCTCGCCCGCGGAGGGTCTCTCGTCGAGTCCTACGCCGAGCTCATGGGCCGCCGCTCCGGGTGCTCCAAGGGAAAGGGCGGGTCGATGCACTTTTACAAGAAGGATTCGGGATTCTTCGGTGGCCACGGGATCGTTGGCGCCCAGGTGCCGCTTGGATGCGGCCTTGCCTTCGCCCAGAAGTACACCAAGGAGGGGACCGTTTCTTTTGCGTTGTATGGTGACGGGGCTGCGAACCAAGGACAGCTGTTTGAGGCCCTCAACATCTCGGCGCTTTGGGACTTGCCGGTCATTTTGGTCTGCGAGAACAATCACT ATGGAATGGGAACAGCCGAATGGAGGGCCGCGAAGAGCCCTGCCTATTACAAAAGAGGGGATTACGTCCCTGGTTTGAAG GTTGATGGAATGGATGTTCTTGCTGTTAAGCAAGCATGCAAATTTGCAAAGGAGTATGCTTTGCAAAATGGACCCATT ATTCTTGAGATGGACACTTACAGGTACCACGGTCATTCCATGTCAGATCCTGGAAGCACTTATCGCACCCGTGATGAGATCACTGGCGTGAGGCAG GAGCGTGATCCTATTGAAAGAATCAGGAAGTTGATATTGTCCAATGAGGTAGCCACTGCCTCTGAGCTCAAG GATATCGAGAAAGAAGTCAGGAAGGAAGTAGACGATgccattgctcaagcgaag GAAATCCCAATGCCTGATCCTTCTGAGCTATTTACCAATGTATATGTAAAGGGTTTTGGTGCAGAG GTGTTTGGTGCTGATAGGAAGGAGGTGAAAGCTGTTCTTCCATGA